A single region of the Metarhizium brunneum chromosome 6, complete sequence genome encodes:
- the Fahd2 gene encoding Fumarylacetoacetate hydrolase domain-containing protein 2, with the protein MSSWSRLIRFVDDNGTETFGEPCIENDEQLTNHLAKNDLWAIELKGSSPVGPFTRGDKIHVRALRNILRPSDVPIVRCIGLNYLKHIQEGGRKPPPYPSIFLKPSTTVAGFNEDVPIPTIAQDGTLDYEGELAIVIGKTGKNIPKSAALDYIAGYCVSNDVSARGWQRDPAKAGVVPQWCFSKGFDKFAPLGPLLVAPSVVGNASDLHLRTVVNGEERQSTSTGDLLFGVEHLVSFCSQGTSLEAGTVILTGTPSGVAMGMKEPRYLEDGDVVEVSITGLGRVSNKMVFERGN; encoded by the exons ATGTCATCCTGGAGCCGCCTCATTCGATTCGTGGATGACAATGGCACCGAAACCTTTGGAGAGCCATGCATAGAAAATGATGAACAACTCACCAATCACCTGGCCAAAAACGACCTCTGGGCAATCGAGCTCAAAGGCTCCTCGCCCGTAGGTCCCTTTACACGTGGTGACAAGATCCACGTGCGCGCTTTACGCAACATTCTCAGACCCAGTGACGTTCCTATCGTACGGTGCATTGGCCTCAACTATCTGAAGCACA TTCAAGAAGGCGGGCGGAAACCTCCCCCCTATCCATCTATTTTCCTAAAGCCTTCCACCACCGTTGCCGGCTTCAATGAAGATGTTCCGATTCCAACCATTGCGCAGGACGGTACGCTCGACTATGAAGGCGAATTG GCTATTGTGATCGGCAAAACCGGAAAGAATATTCCTAAAAGCGCGGCGCTAGACTACATAGCCGGCTATTGTGTTTCGAATGACGTGTCCGCCCGCGGCTGGCAGCGCGATcccgccaaggccggcgTCGTGCCGCAATGGTGCTTCAGCAAAGGATTTGACAAATTCGCGCCGTTGGGCCCGTTGCTCGTTGCGCCAAGCGTGGTGGGCAACGCGTCGGATCTCCATTTGCGAAccgtcgtcaatggcgagGAGCGGCAGAGCACAAGTACGGGCGACTTGCTGTTTGGCGTGGAGCATCTCGTCAGCTTCTGCAGCCAGGGCACGAGTCTCGAGGCCGGCACTGTGATTCTCACGGGAACACCGTCTGGCGTGGCCATGGGGATGAAGGAGCCCAGGTACTTGGAGGACGGTGACGTTGTGGAGGTTAGTATAACGGGTTTGGGCAGGGTGAGCAACAAGATGGTTTTTGAGAGGGGGAATTGA